In Corynebacterium nuruki S6-4, the following proteins share a genomic window:
- a CDS encoding FAD-dependent oxidoreductase, producing the protein MTTRTPTTIVLGAGAVGLASAYHLRRAGCEVTVIDPEPLAARASGHNAGWLIPSMSTPVPEPGVLPQALKWMTKKDSPLYVSPSADPHYAAFLLKMLRNCTASRFEKGAATLAALSSTALSDIAELRADGVEFEHHADPLTMLFTDGHKVDHRIAELKLIEKSLPGFSWQQMTEEDLRAHVPAVSDKVVAGIESVGDQSVDPASYVRGLAAACEREGVELRLGEQGTLVSGPGGEVSVQVGGTRLKAEKIVVAAGVWTPGLLAGIGERIPLQAGKGYGYDLPVTADAPTKPMYLAEGKVAITPLDTKIRLAGTMGFGPINEGVDEVRAGGIITNTREYFSGWGALDTPPEPWSGLRPTTPDGVPVIGPLAQHPDVLVASGHVMLGISLSATTGKLITGFATGNLAADAHPDLSPNRF; encoded by the coding sequence GTGACCACCCGTACCCCCACCACCATCGTCCTCGGCGCCGGCGCCGTCGGTTTGGCCAGTGCCTACCACCTGCGCCGCGCCGGCTGCGAGGTCACCGTCATCGACCCCGAACCGCTCGCCGCCCGGGCATCCGGCCACAACGCCGGCTGGCTGATCCCCAGTATGTCCACCCCGGTGCCTGAGCCGGGTGTGCTGCCCCAGGCACTGAAGTGGATGACGAAGAAGGACAGCCCGCTCTACGTCTCCCCGTCCGCAGATCCGCACTATGCGGCGTTCCTGCTGAAGATGCTACGGAACTGCACGGCGTCCCGCTTCGAAAAGGGCGCGGCGACGCTGGCGGCGTTGAGTTCGACCGCCCTGTCCGACATCGCGGAGCTGCGTGCCGACGGGGTGGAATTCGAGCACCACGCTGACCCGCTGACCATGCTCTTCACCGACGGGCACAAGGTGGATCACCGGATCGCCGAGCTGAAACTCATCGAGAAGTCCCTGCCCGGCTTCTCCTGGCAGCAGATGACCGAGGAGGATCTGCGTGCCCATGTCCCCGCCGTCAGCGACAAGGTCGTCGCCGGTATCGAGTCGGTCGGTGACCAGAGTGTGGATCCGGCGTCCTACGTCCGTGGCCTGGCCGCCGCCTGTGAGCGCGAAGGTGTGGAACTGCGGCTCGGGGAGCAGGGCACGCTGGTCAGCGGACCCGGTGGTGAGGTCTCCGTGCAGGTCGGTGGAACGCGGCTCAAGGCGGAGAAGATCGTCGTGGCCGCCGGGGTGTGGACCCCCGGACTGCTCGCTGGGATCGGTGAGCGGATTCCACTGCAGGCAGGCAAGGGCTACGGCTATGATCTGCCGGTCACTGCGGACGCCCCGACGAAGCCCATGTATCTCGCCGAGGGCAAGGTCGCGATCACACCGTTGGACACGAAGATCCGGCTCGCCGGGACCATGGGGTTCGGACCGATCAACGAGGGGGTGGACGAGGTCCGCGCCGGCGGCATCATCACCAACACCCGCGAGTACTTCTCCGGGTGGGGTGCCCTGGACACTCCACCGGAGCCGTGGAGCGGACTGCGCCCGACGACCCCGGACGGCGTCCCGGTCATCGGCCCGCTGGCACAGCACCCCGACGTGCTCGTCGCCTCCGGCCACGTGATGCTGGGCATCAGCCTGTCCGCGACGACCGGCAAGCTCATCACCGGGTTCGCCACCGGAAACCTCGCAGCCGACGCCCACCCCGACCTGTCCCCGAACCGATTCTGA
- a CDS encoding ornithine cyclodeaminase family protein — translation MTDSALPFITADQVRERVSMADAVAGLDAALQDGFDPAGSLARANLPLSRGSLLLMPAEAGDVVGVKIASVAPDNPAVGLPKIQGAYLLMSATTLAPLAVLDGAALTEIRTPALSALGVKYLARSDRPLRVALFGTGPQAYNHIAAIAAVREVGRIDVIGRTLEKAAALAERLVTDGYDAHASLDATEAVPAADLVQCCTSASEPLFDGLLVRDDAVVVAMGSHEPDVRELDAGLVGRSTVYVEDVDTALREAGDVVMAIGEGTMAVSELKTLRSLVVDGPVVSAGPALYKTTGMGWEDLVVAGLAYRD, via the coding sequence ATGACCGATTCCGCACTGCCCTTCATCACCGCCGACCAGGTCCGGGAGCGGGTGTCCATGGCGGACGCCGTCGCGGGGCTCGACGCTGCGCTGCAGGACGGCTTCGATCCGGCCGGATCCCTGGCTCGGGCGAACCTGCCGCTGTCACGGGGCTCGCTGCTGCTCATGCCCGCCGAAGCCGGTGATGTCGTGGGCGTGAAGATCGCCTCGGTCGCCCCGGACAATCCGGCAGTGGGGCTGCCGAAGATCCAGGGCGCCTACCTGCTGATGTCCGCAACGACCCTCGCGCCACTGGCGGTGCTGGACGGGGCGGCGCTCACCGAGATCCGGACCCCTGCACTGTCAGCACTGGGGGTGAAGTATCTGGCGCGCAGTGACCGGCCGCTGCGGGTCGCGCTGTTCGGCACTGGGCCGCAGGCCTACAACCACATCGCGGCGATCGCCGCGGTGCGGGAGGTCGGACGCATCGACGTGATCGGCCGGACTCTCGAAAAAGCCGCGGCGTTGGCGGAGCGGCTGGTCACGGACGGGTACGACGCCCACGCCTCACTGGATGCGACGGAGGCTGTGCCGGCCGCGGACCTGGTGCAGTGCTGCACAAGCGCCAGTGAACCGCTGTTCGACGGTTTACTGGTCCGGGACGATGCGGTCGTCGTCGCGATGGGGTCGCATGAGCCGGACGTCCGGGAGTTGGACGCGGGTCTCGTCGGTCGCAGCACGGTCTACGTCGAGGACGTGGACACCGCGCTGCGCGAGGCCGGTGACGTGGTCATGGCGATCGGGGAGGGGACTATGGCAGTCTCTGAGTTGAAGACACTGCGGTCGCTGGTGGTGGACGGCCCGGTGGTCTCGGCGGGACCTGCCCTGTACAAGACCACCGGCATGGGCTGGGAGGACCTCGTCGTCGCAGGGTTGGCGTACCGGGACTGA